GGAGTGGTCGCGGGCCCGCTCGATCCATCGGGCGCCGCCGCCCGCCGCGACGAGGATACGCGTGCGCTCAGATACGGTCATTTCCGGGTCTCCGTCTGTGGAGCCGCCGAAGCGGCGGGACTGGGTTCGGAGAAGGCGGCGGTCTCTCCCGGCGGCGTCACGTTGGGCGGCAAGCTCCGGTGACAGCCAGCGGCGGAGACCGACAGGCCGAGGGCCAGGGCCGCGGCGATGGCCCGGCCCCGCCTTGCACGATGGACGCCAGAATGTCTGCCGACGAACATGGACGCGCCTCCTCAGGTGGGGGCGAGTCTGCACGCCCCCCGGGGCCACGCCTTGATCTGCCGCAAAGCCGCCAGGCCGCCTCAGGGCAGGGGCAGGCTCTCCAGCCAGGCGGCGATGTCCTCGACATCGGCGTCGCCCATCTTCAGCGGCGGCATGTTGAAGTGACCGGTCTCGTCGATTTCGGTCAGCCGGGCCCGGAGGCTGTGGGCGCGGTAGCGCGCGGCGAGGTTGGCGAAGGACGGCGCCTTGCCGGGTTCCGCCTCGCCGGTGATCGCGTGGCAGGTCCCGCACCGGGCCTCGGCGGTCAGCTGGCCGCGGGCGGCGGAGGGGCCATCCCCTCCCGGTGTCGAGGCGCATCCGGCGGCCAGGAGAAGTGCAGCGCAGGGCGCGAGGACGAGCAGGGTCGGACGCATGGCTTCAGGTCTCCTTGGCGCCGGCGACGAGTTCGCCGATCCGCCGGATGAGGGCTTCGCGCGCCTCGGGGGGCATATCCTCGAGGCGTTCGTTGAGGTCGAGGATCAGCTGGGCCCGGGCGTTGTGCCAGTCCGGAGCGGCTGCAAGGCCAGGAGCGATCCGGGGCGGCGGGGCGGGTCCAGCCACGGCGCCGGCGGGGCTGAGCCGGTAGGCCTGGTCAACCTGGGGAATGATGACCTGCTCGCGGACCTGCCCGGCCTCGGCCAACCGCCGGGCCAGGCCCTCCAGGGCCGGAGGCTCTCCGTGGTCCAGGAAGATCGATCCGCGCACCGGGCCGCGCGCCTGGGCCCAGGACACGAGGCCGGCCGAGTCGGCGTGTCCGGAATAGACCTCGATGCTGCGAATTCGGGCCCGTACGCCGAAGTCCTCACCCTGGATCCGGACCCTGCGCGCACCATCGACCAGCAGCCTGCCGAGGGTGCCCACCGCCTGGTAGCCCGTGATCAGGACGGTAGCCTCGCGGTTCCACAGCAGGCGCTTGAGGTGGCGGCGGATCCGGCCGGCGTCGCACATGCCGCTGGCCGCCATGACGATGTGCCAGCCCCGGAGCTGTTCCAGCCGGTCGCTGTCAGCCGGATCGGGCGTGAACTTCAGCCGTCCGGCGCCGTGCAGGCAGGTGAAGGGATTGACCCCGGTCGCCCGGTTCCAGCCCCGCTGCCGGAACACCTCCGTCACTTCCGAGGCCATGGGCGAGTCCAGGAAGATGTCCCCCTCGGGCGCCTGGCCCTCGTCCATTATGGTCATGATGTCGGCCAGCAGTTCCTGCGAGCGCTCGACGGCGAAGGCCGGGATCAGCAGGGGTCCGCCGGCGGCATGGGCGGCCTTCAGTTCCTCCGCCAGCAGGGTGCGGCGGTCCTCGGGCGTCACGCGGGGACGTTCCCGGTCGCCATAGGTCGACTCCAGGATCAGGTGATCCACGCCCGCGGGTCCCTCTGGATCGGGCATGTAGTCGCGCCCGCCGGGGCCCAGGTCGCCTGAGAAGAGTAGGCGCACCGGCCCCTCACCGCCCTCGGCCTGGACCTCGACCGAGGCGCCGCCGAGGATGTGGCCAGCCTCCCACCAGATGGCCTCCAGCCCCGGCAGGACCTGGACCGCATCGCCCAGGCGGACCTTGACGAACTGGTCCATCACCCGGCGGGCGTCAGCCTCGGTATAGATCGGCTCGACCATCTCGCGCCCGCGCCGCTGGTTGCGGCGGTTCAGGTGGCGCACCTCGCTTTCCTGGATGCCGCCGGCGTCGGCCAGCATGATCCGGCAGAGATCGCGGGTCCCGGCCGTGGCGTAGACGGGACCCGAGAAGCCGGCCTTCATCAGCTTGGGCAGGAGCCCCGAGTGGTCGATATGGGCGTGGGTCAGGAGGACGGCGTCGATACCGCGGGGATCGAAGGGAAAGGGCGCATAGTTCAGGGCCTTGAGGGTCTTGGAGCCCTGGAACATGCCGCAGTCCACCAGCACCCGGAAACCGGGGCCGGAAAGCTCCGCGCAGGAGCCGGTGACGCATCCCGCTGCGCCGTGGAAGAGGAGATCAAGCGCCATGCTGCAGACCCGGCTCCCTGCCGGCCCCACGCCAGCGACCGCTCCAGCCTATCCGAGTTGGGGCCGCCCGCCACTCTAGGTAATTCCCCGTAGGGAACCGCCCCGTATAGGCCCGGCCGGCCCCGGGGCCTAGCCTGACTGCGTTGACCCTGAAGGAGCGACGCCATGGCCCTCGCCTACGACTACAAGGACGCCCACACCCCCCTCGCCGCCCCCCAGCGGGCCGTGGAGCCAGCGTCCACCCTGGTCCGCATGGGCCTGACCATGACCTTTGCGAAGGACGAGGAAATCTATGGCCAGGACGAGGACGCTGACCTGATCTACCGGGTCCTGGAGGGTGCGGTCCGGACCACGCGGGTCATGGCCGACGGCCGCCGCCAGATCGGCGACTTCTACCTTGCCGGTGACATTTTCGGCCTCGAGACGGGTCCCCGCCATCGGTTCGCCGCCGAGGCCGTGCGGGACAGCGCGGTCCTCGTCGTCAAGGCCTCGGCCCTGCGCGCAGCCGGCGGCGATATCGAGCGGCTGGGCTGGGAGACCACCCGGCGGGAGCTGGAGCGGGCTCAGGAGCATGTCCTGCTTCTCGGCCGCAAGACCGCCTGCGAGCGGGTCGCCAGCTTCCTGAAGGACCTGTCCGACAAGGGCGGAAGCCCCGCCGTCGTCGACCTTCCGATGGGCCGCCAGGACATCGCCGACTATCTGGGCCTGACCATAGAGACCGTCTCGCGCATGCTGTCCCAGCTGCAGTCGGGGCGGATCGTGTCTTTCTGCGCCACCCGGCAGTTCCGGGTGGTCAACCCCCAAGGCCTTGCCCGGCTTGCGGATCAGGCCCAATGAAGACGGGCCGGTCCTGACCGGCCCTGGCCCCTCATGGGCCCCAAGGAGGCGACATCATGAGTTTCCGGTCCCTGCTCGTCCACGCCCAGCCGGGCGAAGGCTCGAAACTTCGCACCGAGGCGGCCGCCGCCCTGGCGATCCGGCTCGACGCCCTCCTGATCGGCCTGGGCGCAGAGGCCATCCCGCCTATCGCCACCACCGATCCGTACGGTTTCGGCACCGGCCAGTGGACTCCCCTGCTCTATGAGCAACAGTCCCGGAACCTGGAGGCCGCCAAGGCCGCATTCGCCGCACAGACGGAAGGGGCGAAGACGGAATGGCGCTCGGTGGGCGACCTGCCCACACCGGCCATGGCCCGCGTCGCCCGCGCGGTGGATCTGGTGGTGACTGGCGGCCCGACCGGCTCGGGCGACATCTACAACACGGCCAGCACGGCTGAACTGCTGATCAGCTCGGGACGGCCCATGCTGGTGGTCCCGCCCCACGGCGGCCGCCTGGAGACGCGCCGCATCATGGTGGCCTGGAAGGACACCAGAGAGGCCCGGCGCGCCGTCTCCGACGCCCTGTCCTTCATGCACATGGCGGACGAGATCCTGATCGTCGCCCTTGGCCCCAAGGAAGACCAGGACGCCCTTCGCGCCCAGGCCGAAGACGTGGCGGGCATGATCTCGCGTCACAGCATGGCCCGGCCCCGGACCCATGTGGCGGTCTCAGGCGCCGATGACGTGCAGGTCGACCTCCTGTCCCAGGCGGACCGGATGGACGCCGACCTCATCGTGTCCGGCGCCTACGGGCACAGCCGGGCCTACGAATGGGTGCTGGGCGGCGTGACCCGCCACCTGCTGCATGCCTGCGAGCGGTTCGTCTTCCTGAGCCACTAGGCGGCCAAAGCGCATTCCCTCGACGACGGCCGAGGGCTAGGACTCCGGGTCATGGACTCGGAAATCCAGAGAGAGATCGAGGGCGAGCCCCTTCGGAGACGGTGGCTGGCCTACGGACTTGCGGCCGCCGCCGTCATGGTGGTGCTGATGGCGAGGGTGGCCTTCACGCCCCAGCCGATCAGTCGCCTCGAGCTTTTCCTGCTCGCCCCCGCCCTGCTCGCGGCCGCCATCCCCGGAGGCGCGGGCCCCGTGGCCCTGGCCAGCATTCTCGGCCTCGCCGGATCCCTCGTCCTCGCGGGCGGCCGTCCGGTGATGGACGGCCAGGAAACGGTCGGCCTGGTCCTCTACCTCGCCGCCTCGGCGGCTATCGCCGCGGCGGCCTGGCGGCTGCGGCGGATGTCGCTCACCGCCCGGGCGATGCTGGCCGTATCCCGACAGCGCCAGGACCACCTCCAGTCCATCCTCGACACGGTGCCGGAAGGCATGATCGTGATCGACGAGATCGGAACCATCCGCTCGTTCAGCGCCGCGGCCGAGCGGCTCTTTGGCTGGACCTCCGCCGAGGCCGTCGGCCGGAACGTGCGCATGCTCATGCCCGACCCCTACCGGGCGGGTCATGACGGCTATCTGGGCCGCTATCTCGAGACCGGCGAGCGGCGGATCATCGGCATAGGTCGGGTGGCCGTGGGCATTCGCAAGGACGGCTCCACCTTCCCGATCGAACTGGCGGTCGGCGAGATGCGGACCGGCAAGAAGCGCTTCTTCACCGGCTTCATCCGCGACCTGACCGAACCCCAGGCGGCGGAGCGGCGCCTGCAGGACATGCAGTCGGAACTGATCCACGTCTCGCGCCTGACCTCCATGGGCGAGATGGCCTCGGCCCTGGCGCATGAACTGAACCAGCCCCTTTCGGCCATCGCCAGCTACATGAAGGGCTCGGTGCGCCTGCTGGACACCGGTGAGCCGGACCTGGAGCGGGTGCGGTCGGCCCTGACCGCAGCGGGTGACCAGGCCCTGCGGGCCGGCGAGATCATCCGGCGCCTCCGGGCCTTCGTCGGCAAGGGCGAGGCCGCCATGCGGATCGAGCCCTTGCCCAAGCTGATCGAGGAGGCCGGCGCCCTGGCCATGATGGGCGCCCGGGATTCCGGGGTCCGCCTAGAGTTTCGGCTTTCCCCTGACGCGGGGCTCGTCCTGGCGGACAAGGTCCAGGTCCAACAGGTGGTGCTGAACCTGATGCGCAACGCGGTGGAGGCCATGGGCGCCTCTTCGGTGCGCGAACTCACGGTCGAGTCTCGCCTCCTGAAGGAGGGATGGGTGGAGGTGCAGGTGTGCGACACCGGCGCGGGCCTGGCCCCGGACGTCCTGGAGCGCCTTTTCCAGCCCTTCATGACCACCAAGGCTGAGGGGATGGGCGTGGGCCTGTCCATCTGCCGGACCATCATCGAGGCTCATGGCGGGGAGATCAGCGCCCGGAACCGGCCGGAAGGTGGCGCCGTCTTCCGTTTCACGTTACGCAGCGCAGAGCTGCCGCTGCCAGGCGAGATCGACGCATGAGCTCCTCCTCCGCCCTCGTGCATGTCATCGACGACGATGAGGCGATCCGCGAGTCCCTCGCCTTCCTGCTCGGCACGGCCGGGATGGACTGCCGGACCTGGGAATCCGCCCTGGCCTTCCTTGAGGACGCGGCCCGGGCCACCGGCGACTGCATCGTGACGGATGTCCGCATGCCGGGCATGACCGGCCTCCAGCTGGTGGCGGAGCTCAAGACCCGGGGGGTCAACACGCCGGTAATCGTCATCACGGGCCATGGGGACGTTCCCATGGCGGTGGAGGCCCTGAAGCGCGGGGTGGCCGACTTCCTCGAGAAGCCCTTTGACGACGAGGTTCTGCTGGCGGCCATCGCAGAGACCCTCCGAAAGTCCGGCGACCATACAGCCGCCGGCGACGGCAACGCCTTCTCAGCCATGCTGGCCTCGCTGTCTCCCCGGGAGACCGAGGTCCTGCAGGGCGTGGTGGTGGGCAAGGCCAACAAGGTCATCGCCCGGGAACTGGGGATCAGCCCGCGGACGGTGGAGGTCTACCGGGCCAACGTCATGACCAAGACGGGCGCACGGAGCCTCTCCGAGCTTGTCCGGATGTCGATCCTCGCCGGCTTCTGAGTCCTTGCGCTGGATCAAGGCGGCGATCGCCGCCGGGCCGGAACATGCCGCAAGTCCACAAACCCGGGCGCCGAATGCCGCCAGCTGCTTCCACTCTTCCGACCCTTGTGCTCGTGGACGACGATGTCGCCCTGAGAAGCGCGCTGAAGTTCGCGCTGGAGCTGGATGGCTACCGGGTGCAGGCCTATGCCTCCGGCGAAGACCTGCTGGCGGCGGACCTGCCCTCGTGCAATGTCTGCCTGGTGCTGGACGAAAACCTCCCCGGCATGGGCGGGCTGGATTCCCTTGAGGCCCTCCGCGGCAGGGAGGTGAACCTGCCGGCCCTGCTGATCACCAGCCATCCTGGCCCCGGCCTGCGCCGCCGGGCGGGGCGCTTGCGCGTGCCCATTGTCGAGAAGCCACTGCTGGACGACGTCCTTGTCCGCAACATCCGCAAGGTCCTAGGCCAGCCTCCCGCCGCCTGAGACCCGCTTCGGCTGTGGGAGCGCCGCCGAATTGCCTCCCCGGGGGCGACCGCCTATAGCTGGGTCCTGCCCCGATCTGCGGACACCTGAACATGCCGCCCTCCGGCGCCCCTGAACCCGACCCCAGAGCCCTGATCTCTCAGCCCGCCTACCGGCTGGCGGCCCTGGATTCTGACTTCCTGCTGGGCGAGAGCATGCGCGGCGTGCGCTTCCTGCTCGAGTATGAAAAGGCCGACCAGACCCTGAAGTCGTGGGGCATCCGCTCCACCATCGTCGTCTTCGGCTCGGCCAGGGTCCGCGAGGACGACCCCGGGGACAAGGGCCGCTGGTACGCCGAGGCCCGCGCGTTCGGGCGGATCGCCGCCGAGCGGGGCGGCGCTCTCGATGGCCCCACCGGCGCAGGTCCCCGCGACAATGTCATCGCCACCGGCGGCGGCCCCGGCCTGATGGAAGCCGCGAACCGCGGGGCGGCCGAGGCGGGGGCCCCCACCATTGGCTTCAACATCTCCCTGCCCCACGAGCAGTTTCCCAATCCCTGGATCACCCCGGGCCTGGCGTTCCGCTTCCACTACTTCGCCATGCGCAAGATGCACCTGGCCATGCGCGCCAACGCCCTGGTGGCCTTCCCCGGCGGCTTCGGCACCCTGGATGAGCTGTTCGAGATCCTCACCCTGGTCCAGACTGGCAAGGGGCCGCGGGTGCCGATCGTCCTGTTCGACGAGACCTACTGGCGCAGCCTGGTGAACTTCGACGTCCTGTCGGAGCGCGGCATGATCGATCCCAAGGACCTGGAACTGATCCGGTTCGCAGACACCGCCGAGGCGGTCTGGCGCGAGGTCAGCGCCGGCGTCCTTGCTGCCGAAGGCGGGATGAGGCCGTGAACGGCCCCGCGCCACAGCGCTCGCCCCTGCGTGAGCTCCGGGACTTCCTCGCCTCGGCCCTGGCGGGCCTGGGCGTCCTGCGCCGTCGCCCGCCCCCCCTGCCGGAGGTCCCGGCCGTGAATGGCGGGGAGAAGCGCCCCGTGCAGACGCCCCCGGAGCCTACTTCCGGGACACCGTGAAGCGAGCCAGTTCCTTGCGCGGGGCGTCCCACTCGGGATCCAGCTCCGCCGCCTTGGTGTAGTCGAGCCAGGCGGACCGAATATCGCCGACGCGTTCATGGGCGATGGCGCGGTTGTAATGCGCCTTGGCGGGTTCGGAGACACCCAGCTCCAGGGCCCGGTTGATGTCCGCCAGGGCGGCCTCGGGCGCCTTCAGGCCAAGGCGCGCCGCACCGCGGTTGACCAGCGCCTCGCCCATTTCCGGCTGCCGCTTGAGGGCGGCCTCGAAGTCCCTCAGGGCGGCCGGGTACTCCTGGCGGCGCAGCTTGAAGACTCCGCGGTTCACCAGGGTCCCGGCCCTGTCCCGCGCATTGAGGGCCTCGGTATCAAGGGCGAGGGTGCAGAGCTCTTCGAACTTGCGGTCCAGCTCCCCCGTCACCGCGGCCTCGGAGCAGGCCTGGGCGAAACCGCCGCCCAGGACCGTGATGGCGGCCTGGGCCGACCCGGCCACCCCGCTGGCCAGCGCGGCGCCGAGGAAGGCGCCCATGTATCGATTCCACATGCGAAACTCCTGGCTCCAGGGGCGCCCTAGGCGCGGGACCGCCCGATCTCTCGCCAGAGGATATAGGTGCTGCTGGCGGCCACCACCATGGCGCCGACCAGGGTCAGGACCGCAGGGGTCTCACCCCAGACCAGAAAACCGATCAGGCCCGCCCAGACCAGCTGGGTGTAGTCGAAGGGCGCCACCACGGCGACGGGCGCCCTGCGGATGGCCTCGGTCAGCAGGAGCTGACCGGTCCCCCCGATCAGGCCGGCGGCGATGAGAAGGAGAAGAACACCCGGACTGGGCATGACCCATCCGAAGGGCAGACTGGCCAGGCCCGCCGCTGTCCCGGCGAGGGTGAAGTAGAAGACGATGGTGGGGCCGGGCTCCGTCCGGCTGATCTCCCGGATGGCGATCATGGCCCCTGCCGATCCCACGGCGGCGGCGATGGCGAAGAGCACCCCTACCCCAACGAACTGCCTCGGGTCGGGATGGACCATGATGAGCACGCCGACGAAGCCGACCGCCACGGCCAGCCAACGGTGAATTCCCACGGGCTCCTTCAGGATCAGGGCGGACAGGGCGACCATGAACAGGGGCGCCGAGAAGGAGATGGCCGTCGACTGGGTCAGGGGCAGGAGGCTGACCGCCGTGAAGCCGCAGATCATGCCGGTCAGGCCGACAGCGGACCGGGTCAGGTGCGCGCCGGGCCTTCGGGTGCGCAGGACCCCAAACCCGGAGGTCCGCCAGATGTAGAGCATCACCGGGATGAAGGCGAAGGCGTTGCGGAAGAAGATGATCTCCAGCACCGGGACGCCGCGCTCGGCGCACGCCTTCACGATCGCCGCGAGGACCGCCATGAGGGCCATGGCGAGAACGCGCAGGAGGATGCCCAGGGCGGGGCTCTGGGCGACCGGGCGGGGCGCCGAAGGGTCCCCGGCGATGGGGGCCGGCTCGGTCACGGTTCAGATCCGTAAAGGGCCTCAGCCCATGGGGTAGAGGATGTCCCGGGTGACCTCGTCGATGGCCTTGAGGACCTCGGGCGACAGCACGACGTCTGCGGCGGCGAAGATGTCGTCCAGCTGGTCCTCACGGGTCACGCCGACGATGGTCGAGGCGACGAAGTCATGCTGCTTGGACCAGGCTGTGGCCAGGGTGACGAGGGACATGCCCGCCTCGGCCGCGATCTTCGCCAGGCGCTCGGTGGTGGCCAGCGACTTCTCATTGACGAAGCGGCGCGCCATCGTCGCCTGCCGGCCGCCGATCTCGAGATAGCGGCTGAAGCGCGCGCCGGCCGGCAGGGCGCCGCCGTTGTACTTGCCTGACAGCACGCCGCCCGCCAGGGGCGAGTAGGGAATGGAGCTGACCCCTTCCTGCCGGCAGACCTGGGCCAGCTCGTCCTCAAAGCGGCGGTTGTTCAGGCTGTGGTTGTTCTGGATGGTCTCGTAGCGGGCGAAGCCCTCACGCTCGGAGGTCGAGAGCGCCTTCATCAGGCCCCAGGAGGTCTCGTTCGAGCAGCCGAGGACCCGCACCTTTCCGGCGCGGACCAGTTCGTCCAGGGTCTCCAGGGCGTCCTCGTAGCGGGCGCCATGGTCAGGCCAGTGGGTCTGGTAAAGGTCGACATAGTCGGTGCCGAGACGCCGCAGGCTGTCCTCGATGGCCCGGGTGATGTTGTGCCGGTCCAGCGCC
The sequence above is a segment of the Phenylobacterium parvum genome. Coding sequences within it:
- a CDS encoding response regulator; translation: MPPAASTLPTLVLVDDDVALRSALKFALELDGYRVQAYASGEDLLAADLPSCNVCLVLDENLPGMGGLDSLEALRGREVNLPALLITSHPGPGLRRRAGRLRVPIVEKPLLDDVLVRNIRKVLGQPPAA
- a CDS encoding TIGR00730 family Rossman fold protein gives rise to the protein MPPSGAPEPDPRALISQPAYRLAALDSDFLLGESMRGVRFLLEYEKADQTLKSWGIRSTIVVFGSARVREDDPGDKGRWYAEARAFGRIAAERGGALDGPTGAGPRDNVIATGGGPGLMEAANRGAAEAGAPTIGFNISLPHEQFPNPWITPGLAFRFHYFAMRKMHLAMRANALVAFPGGFGTLDELFEILTLVQTGKGPRVPIVLFDETYWRSLVNFDVLSERGMIDPKDLELIRFADTAEAVWREVSAGVLAAEGGMRP
- a CDS encoding MBL fold metallo-hydrolase, which gives rise to MALDLLFHGAAGCVTGSCAELSGPGFRVLVDCGMFQGSKTLKALNYAPFPFDPRGIDAVLLTHAHIDHSGLLPKLMKAGFSGPVYATAGTRDLCRIMLADAGGIQESEVRHLNRRNQRRGREMVEPIYTEADARRVMDQFVKVRLGDAVQVLPGLEAIWWEAGHILGGASVEVQAEGGEGPVRLLFSGDLGPGGRDYMPDPEGPAGVDHLILESTYGDRERPRVTPEDRRTLLAEELKAAHAAGGPLLIPAFAVERSQELLADIMTIMDEGQAPEGDIFLDSPMASEVTEVFRQRGWNRATGVNPFTCLHGAGRLKFTPDPADSDRLEQLRGWHIVMAASGMCDAGRIRRHLKRLLWNREATVLITGYQAVGTLGRLLVDGARRVRIQGEDFGVRARIRSIEVYSGHADSAGLVSWAQARGPVRGSIFLDHGEPPALEGLARRLAEAGQVREQVIIPQVDQAYRLSPAGAVAGPAPPPRIAPGLAAAPDWHNARAQLILDLNERLEDMPPEAREALIRRIGELVAGAKET
- a CDS encoding c-type cytochrome — its product is MRPTLLVLAPCAALLLAAGCASTPGGDGPSAARGQLTAEARCGTCHAITGEAEPGKAPSFANLAARYRAHSLRARLTEIDETGHFNMPPLKMGDADVEDIAAWLESLPLP
- the fixJ gene encoding response regulator FixJ, giving the protein MSSSSALVHVIDDDEAIRESLAFLLGTAGMDCRTWESALAFLEDAARATGDCIVTDVRMPGMTGLQLVAELKTRGVNTPVIVITGHGDVPMAVEALKRGVADFLEKPFDDEVLLAAIAETLRKSGDHTAAGDGNAFSAMLASLSPRETEVLQGVVVGKANKVIARELGISPRTVEVYRANVMTKTGARSLSELVRMSILAGF
- a CDS encoding aldo/keto reductase; this translates as MQHQRLGRSPIVVSKICMGTMTFGSQADEKTSFRILDRSLEAGINFFDTAENYPVPPQESWAGLTEEIFGRWMKTKRRDGIILATKVCGPSHGWIKGSQRAGMTALDRHNITRAIEDSLRRLGTDYVDLYQTHWPDHGARYEDALETLDELVRAGKVRVLGCSNETSWGLMKALSTSEREGFARYETIQNNHSLNNRRFEDELAQVCRQEGVSSIPYSPLAGGVLSGKYNGGALPAGARFSRYLEIGGRQATMARRFVNEKSLATTERLAKIAAEAGMSLVTLATAWSKQHDFVASTIVGVTREDQLDDIFAAADVVLSPEVLKAIDEVTRDILYPMG
- a CDS encoding universal stress protein, with protein sequence MSFRSLLVHAQPGEGSKLRTEAAAALAIRLDALLIGLGAEAIPPIATTDPYGFGTGQWTPLLYEQQSRNLEAAKAAFAAQTEGAKTEWRSVGDLPTPAMARVARAVDLVVTGGPTGSGDIYNTASTAELLISSGRPMLVVPPHGGRLETRRIMVAWKDTREARRAVSDALSFMHMADEILIVALGPKEDQDALRAQAEDVAGMISRHSMARPRTHVAVSGADDVQVDLLSQADRMDADLIVSGAYGHSRAYEWVLGGVTRHLLHACERFVFLSH
- a CDS encoding DMT family transporter — translated: MTEPAPIAGDPSAPRPVAQSPALGILLRVLAMALMAVLAAIVKACAERGVPVLEIIFFRNAFAFIPVMLYIWRTSGFGVLRTRRPGAHLTRSAVGLTGMICGFTAVSLLPLTQSTAISFSAPLFMVALSALILKEPVGIHRWLAVAVGFVGVLIMVHPDPRQFVGVGVLFAIAAAVGSAGAMIAIREISRTEPGPTIVFYFTLAGTAAGLASLPFGWVMPSPGVLLLLIAAGLIGGTGQLLLTEAIRRAPVAVVAPFDYTQLVWAGLIGFLVWGETPAVLTLVGAMVVAASSTYILWREIGRSRA
- a CDS encoding sensor histidine kinase, with the translated sequence MDSEIQREIEGEPLRRRWLAYGLAAAAVMVVLMARVAFTPQPISRLELFLLAPALLAAAIPGGAGPVALASILGLAGSLVLAGGRPVMDGQETVGLVLYLAASAAIAAAAWRLRRMSLTARAMLAVSRQRQDHLQSILDTVPEGMIVIDEIGTIRSFSAAAERLFGWTSAEAVGRNVRMLMPDPYRAGHDGYLGRYLETGERRIIGIGRVAVGIRKDGSTFPIELAVGEMRTGKKRFFTGFIRDLTEPQAAERRLQDMQSELIHVSRLTSMGEMASALAHELNQPLSAIASYMKGSVRLLDTGEPDLERVRSALTAAGDQALRAGEIIRRLRAFVGKGEAAMRIEPLPKLIEEAGALAMMGARDSGVRLEFRLSPDAGLVLADKVQVQQVVLNLMRNAVEAMGASSVRELTVESRLLKEGWVEVQVCDTGAGLAPDVLERLFQPFMTTKAEGMGVGLSICRTIIEAHGGEISARNRPEGGAVFRFTLRSAELPLPGEIDA
- a CDS encoding tetratricopeptide repeat protein, translated to MWNRYMGAFLGAALASGVAGSAQAAITVLGGGFAQACSEAAVTGELDRKFEELCTLALDTEALNARDRAGTLVNRGVFKLRRQEYPAALRDFEAALKRQPEMGEALVNRGAARLGLKAPEAALADINRALELGVSEPAKAHYNRAIAHERVGDIRSAWLDYTKAAELDPEWDAPRKELARFTVSRK
- a CDS encoding helix-turn-helix domain-containing protein gives rise to the protein MALAYDYKDAHTPLAAPQRAVEPASTLVRMGLTMTFAKDEEIYGQDEDADLIYRVLEGAVRTTRVMADGRRQIGDFYLAGDIFGLETGPRHRFAAEAVRDSAVLVVKASALRAAGGDIERLGWETTRRELERAQEHVLLLGRKTACERVASFLKDLSDKGGSPAVVDLPMGRQDIADYLGLTIETVSRMLSQLQSGRIVSFCATRQFRVVNPQGLARLADQAQ